A part of Drosophila ananassae strain 14024-0371.13 chromosome 2R, ASM1763931v2, whole genome shotgun sequence genomic DNA contains:
- the LOC6493277 gene encoding whirlin isoform X7: MRLGGSGIPYDGDPLTMSAAGNDYAELCDLGPSRWSARSYGYHANAAAAAGLGLGPSAGAGSLGGLIAGATQSSSSVPTGGSAGLSAHHLRGSGAAVASSYEAEDIGLAFGMISPPPGSGPYGGSAAAAAAGGARVGNSTSSLRGGGGRSGLYYSPPGTSYTIIERPHSPHYYYNSAGVPTKGGSLPGRGSAYLSSSPASHMAAGTAGTLPTSTAASGRSMGQHSGSNGNKKRPISPEQVLRMFGASATQSSSVPTSSYHYSNGGTRDRTGRRSPASSPPSTTHQIYRDRERERDRSVPNIHELTTRTVSMSRDQQIDHGFGICVKGGKDSGLGVYISRIEENSVAERAGLRPGDTILEVNGTPFTSINHEEALKRCVQILKSSRQISMTVRAPPTLNSTAPLHGFGPPSRDPMYASMAPPLHPQNQAAAAAAAASGAGLPFRQTCSWMDRHGRPASPPMEYGGRRSDRRDRIRRVELLIEPGQSLGLMIRGGVEYGLGIFVTGVDKDSVADRAGLMIGDEILEVNGQSFLDVTHDEAVGQLKYHKRMSLVIRDVGKVPHSCTSIEMEPWDAYSPTGTRARRKGQIATMVEEKARSLLPRHHFASLSYYIAEYSAKAMTIDAFVAVLLEMLDTYEKHTLVTEIRELVFPEDRTRYDELVYRRERDPYSVDRHRRKGDPTRDLPEQGGYLDGLRSHLGGLTQRVKSWYWGRPLELATKLSRSFDMKEEGGTLLGDKGVRRHQSMQRLSAEQNGGSTTEQTHEHNPNVVPDHRGNLHITVKKTKPILGIAIEGGANTKHPLPRIINIHENGAAFEAGGLEVGQLILEVDGTKVEGLHHQEVARLIAECFANREKAEITFLVVEAKKSNLEPKPTALIFLEA; encoded by the exons ATGCGCCTTGGGGGCAGTGGCATTCCATACGACGGCGACCCCCTGACAATGAGCGCAGCTGGCAACGATTATGCCGAACTCTGTGATCTTGGACCCTCGCGCTGGAGCGCCCGATCCTATGGATACCACGCCAACGCTGCAGCGGCCGCTGGCCTGGGGCTCGGACCCTCGGCCGGAGCCGGAAGCTTGGGCGGTCTCATTGCGGGCGCCACGCAGTCGTCGTCGAGTGTGCCGACGGGCGGTTCGGCGGGCCTCAGTGCGCACCATCTGCGCGGAAGTGGAGCGGCAGTCGCCAGCAGCTATGAGGCGGAGGACATTGGGCTGGCCTTCGGCATGATAAGTCCGCCGCCGGGCAGCGGACCCTACGGCGGatcagcagcagcggcggcagcggGGGGAGCACGTGTCGGCAACAGCACCAGCTCGCTGCGAGGTGGGGGTGGACGCTCTGGGCTGTACTACTCGCCGCCGGGCACCTCTTACACCATCATCGAACGCCCCCACTCACCGCACTACTACTACAACTCGGCGGGCGTGCCGACGAAGGGCGGATCCCTGCCTGGACGCGGCAGCGCCTACCTCAGCTCCTCACCCGCCAGCCATATGGCCGCCGGTACGGCGGGAACCCTGCCCACTTCGACGGCCGCCAGCGGGCGGTCGATGGGCCAGCACTCGGGAAGCAACGGCAACAAGAAGCGACCCATATCGCCGGAGCAGGTGCTGCGCATGTTCGGGGCAAGTGCCACGCAGTCGTCATCAGTTCCTACGAGTAGCTATCACTACAGCAACGGCGGGACGCGGGATCGCACGGGCAGGCGTAGTCCGGCCAGCAGTCCGCCCTCCACAACCCACCAG ATCTATCGGGATCGAGAGCGGGAAAGGGATCGCAGTGTTCCGAATATTCATGAGCTCACCACCCGAACTGTTTCCATGTCCCGTGACCAGCAAATAGATCATGGCTTTGGAATCTGCGTTAAAGGAGGAAAAGACTCAG GCTTAGGCGTTTACATCTCGCGCATTGAGGAGAACTCGGTGGCCGAGCGCGCCGGACTGCGACCCGGTGATACAATCCTAGAGGTGAACGGCACCCCATTCACCTCCATCAATCACGAGGAGGCGTTGAAG AGATGTGTGCAGATATTGAAATCGTCACGCCAAATCAGTATGACGGTGCGCGCACCGCCCACGCTGAACTCGACCGCCCCGCTCCACGGGTTCGGGCCGCCTTCGCGGGACCCCATGTACGCGTCGATGGCACCCCCCCTGCACCCACAGAACcaggcggcagcagcggcggcggccgCCTCCGGGGCGGGGCTGCCCTTTCGCCAGACCTGCTCCTGGATGGACCGCCACGGCCGGCCCGCCTCCCCGCCCATGGAGTACGGGGGCAGGCGCAGCGATCGAAGGGATCG GATACGACGTGTGGAGTTGCTCATCGAACCGGGCCAGTCGCTGGGCCTGATGATTCGCGGCGGAGTGGAGTACGGTCTGGGGATATTTGTGACCGGCGTGGACAAGGATAGTGTGGCCGACCGGGCCGGACTGATGATCGGCGACGAGATCCTTGAGGTCAACGGGCAGTCCTTTCTCGATGTGACGCACGACGAGGCTGTGGGCCAGCTGAAGTACCACAAGCGCATGTCCTTGGTGATACGTGACGTAGGCAAGGTGCCGCACTCATGCACCTCCATCGAGATGGAGCCCTGGGATGCTTACAGCCCGACGGGAACGAG AGCTCGACGAAAAGGTCAAATTGCGACCATGGTGGAGGAGAAGGCTCGCTCGCTGCTGCCACGTCATCACTTTGCAAGCCTTTCGTACTACATTGCCGAATATAGTGCGAAAGCAATGACCATAGATGCCTTTGTTGCCGTCTTATTAGAGATGCTAGACACGTACGAGAAG CACACGCTGGTGACGGAAATCCGGGAACTTGTGTTCCCCGAGGATCGCACGCGATACGACGAGTTGGTGTATCGACGGGAACGCGATCCTTACAGCGTGGATAGGCATAGG CGTAAGGGAGACCCCACTCGTGATTTGCCG GAACAG GGCGGCTACTTAGATGGACTGCGTTCACATTTGGGTGGTTTAACACAACGTGTCAAATCATGGTATTGGGGACGACCTCTA GAGTTGGCCACAAAACTCTCACGAAGTTTCGATATGAAGGAAGAAGGCGGCACATTGCTGGGCGATAAAGGTGTACGAAGGCATCAG TCCATGCAGCGTCTGTCAGCGGAGCAGAATGGTGGTTCAACGACTGAACAAACACATGAACACAATCCAAACGTCGTACCTGATCATAGAGGCAACTTACACATTACAGTTAAGAAAACCAAACCAATTTTAGGTATTGCTATCGAAGGTGGTGCTAACACAAAACACCCGCTCCCTAGGATAATCAATATCCAT GAAAATGGTGCAGCATTTGAAGCGGGCGGCTTAGAAGTCGGACAACTGATACTGGAGGTGGATGGAACCAAAGTGGAAGGCCTACATCATCAG GAGGTTGCTCGACTGATAGCCGAATGCTTTGCTAATCGTGAAAAGGCTGAAATAACATTCTTAGTTGTCGAagcaaaaaaatcaaatttggAACCGAAGCCAACAGCTTTGATATTTTTAGAAGCCTAA
- the LOC6493277 gene encoding whirlin isoform X2 gives MRLGGSGIPYDGDPLTMSAAGNDYAELCDLGPSRWSARSYGYHANAAAAAGLGLGPSAGAGSLGGLIAGATQSSSSVPTGGSAGLSAHHLRGSGAAVASSYEAEDIGLAFGMISPPPGSGPYGGSAAAAAAGGARVGNSTSSLRGGGGRSGLYYSPPGTSYTIIERPHSPHYYYNSAGVPTKGGSLPGRGSAYLSSSPASHMAAGTAGTLPTSTAASGRSMGQHSGSNGNKKRPISPEQVLRMFGASATQSSSVPTSSYHYSNGGTRDRTGRRSPASSPPSTTHQIYRDRERERDRSVPNIHELTTRTVSMSRDQQIDHGFGICVKGGKDSGLGVYISRIEENSVAERAGLRPGDTILEVNGTPFTSINHEEALKILKSSRQISMTVRAPPTLNSTAPLHGFGPPSRDPMYASMAPPLHPQNQAAAAAAAASGAGLPFRQTCSWMDRHGRPASPPMEYGGRRSDRRDRIRRVELLIEPGQSLGLMIRGGVEYGLGIFVTGVDKDSVADRAGLMIGDEILEVNGQSFLDVTHDEAVGQLKYHKRMSLVIRDVGKVPHSCTSIEMEPWDAYSPTGTRARRKGQIATMVEEKARSLLPRHHFASLSYYIAEYSAKAMTIDAFVAVLLEMLDTYEKHTLVTEIRELVFPEDRTRYDELVYRRERDPYSVDRHRRKGDPTRDLPVTADDLEIIAATGRSPSSDSGLGMTVTDIHKRPALQLPHRPMSAGPILHRSQPASHYQTASNQSSSSLSPPQQQQQQPLPQQQKQHQQQQHYPPHHASLRHLGGGGGNVGSGRHHHLHHQLGPAQLKFKQAKDNQQQEYGCDEHRTRRGSETLLPEYEQDTEQGGYLDGLRSHLGGLTQRVKSWYWGRPLELATKLSRSFDMKEEGGTLLGDKGVRRHQSMQRLSAEQNGGSTTEQTHEHNPNVVPDHRGNLHITVKKTKPILGIAIEGGANTKHPLPRIINIHENGAAFEAGGLEVGQLILEVDGTKVEGLHHQEVARLIAECFANREKAEITFLVVEAKKSNLEPKPTALIFLEA, from the exons ATGCGCCTTGGGGGCAGTGGCATTCCATACGACGGCGACCCCCTGACAATGAGCGCAGCTGGCAACGATTATGCCGAACTCTGTGATCTTGGACCCTCGCGCTGGAGCGCCCGATCCTATGGATACCACGCCAACGCTGCAGCGGCCGCTGGCCTGGGGCTCGGACCCTCGGCCGGAGCCGGAAGCTTGGGCGGTCTCATTGCGGGCGCCACGCAGTCGTCGTCGAGTGTGCCGACGGGCGGTTCGGCGGGCCTCAGTGCGCACCATCTGCGCGGAAGTGGAGCGGCAGTCGCCAGCAGCTATGAGGCGGAGGACATTGGGCTGGCCTTCGGCATGATAAGTCCGCCGCCGGGCAGCGGACCCTACGGCGGatcagcagcagcggcggcagcggGGGGAGCACGTGTCGGCAACAGCACCAGCTCGCTGCGAGGTGGGGGTGGACGCTCTGGGCTGTACTACTCGCCGCCGGGCACCTCTTACACCATCATCGAACGCCCCCACTCACCGCACTACTACTACAACTCGGCGGGCGTGCCGACGAAGGGCGGATCCCTGCCTGGACGCGGCAGCGCCTACCTCAGCTCCTCACCCGCCAGCCATATGGCCGCCGGTACGGCGGGAACCCTGCCCACTTCGACGGCCGCCAGCGGGCGGTCGATGGGCCAGCACTCGGGAAGCAACGGCAACAAGAAGCGACCCATATCGCCGGAGCAGGTGCTGCGCATGTTCGGGGCAAGTGCCACGCAGTCGTCATCAGTTCCTACGAGTAGCTATCACTACAGCAACGGCGGGACGCGGGATCGCACGGGCAGGCGTAGTCCGGCCAGCAGTCCGCCCTCCACAACCCACCAG ATCTATCGGGATCGAGAGCGGGAAAGGGATCGCAGTGTTCCGAATATTCATGAGCTCACCACCCGAACTGTTTCCATGTCCCGTGACCAGCAAATAGATCATGGCTTTGGAATCTGCGTTAAAGGAGGAAAAGACTCAG GCTTAGGCGTTTACATCTCGCGCATTGAGGAGAACTCGGTGGCCGAGCGCGCCGGACTGCGACCCGGTGATACAATCCTAGAGGTGAACGGCACCCCATTCACCTCCATCAATCACGAGGAGGCGTTGAAG ATATTGAAATCGTCACGCCAAATCAGTATGACGGTGCGCGCACCGCCCACGCTGAACTCGACCGCCCCGCTCCACGGGTTCGGGCCGCCTTCGCGGGACCCCATGTACGCGTCGATGGCACCCCCCCTGCACCCACAGAACcaggcggcagcagcggcggcggccgCCTCCGGGGCGGGGCTGCCCTTTCGCCAGACCTGCTCCTGGATGGACCGCCACGGCCGGCCCGCCTCCCCGCCCATGGAGTACGGGGGCAGGCGCAGCGATCGAAGGGATCG GATACGACGTGTGGAGTTGCTCATCGAACCGGGCCAGTCGCTGGGCCTGATGATTCGCGGCGGAGTGGAGTACGGTCTGGGGATATTTGTGACCGGCGTGGACAAGGATAGTGTGGCCGACCGGGCCGGACTGATGATCGGCGACGAGATCCTTGAGGTCAACGGGCAGTCCTTTCTCGATGTGACGCACGACGAGGCTGTGGGCCAGCTGAAGTACCACAAGCGCATGTCCTTGGTGATACGTGACGTAGGCAAGGTGCCGCACTCATGCACCTCCATCGAGATGGAGCCCTGGGATGCTTACAGCCCGACGGGAACGAG AGCTCGACGAAAAGGTCAAATTGCGACCATGGTGGAGGAGAAGGCTCGCTCGCTGCTGCCACGTCATCACTTTGCAAGCCTTTCGTACTACATTGCCGAATATAGTGCGAAAGCAATGACCATAGATGCCTTTGTTGCCGTCTTATTAGAGATGCTAGACACGTACGAGAAG CACACGCTGGTGACGGAAATCCGGGAACTTGTGTTCCCCGAGGATCGCACGCGATACGACGAGTTGGTGTATCGACGGGAACGCGATCCTTACAGCGTGGATAGGCATAGG CGTAAGGGAGACCCCACTCGTGATTTGCCG GTAACTGCCGACGATTTGGAAATTATAGCCGCCACCGGACGGAGTCCTTCATCGGACTCGGGCCTGGGCATGACCGTAACGGATATACACAAACG ACCCGCTCTACAATTGCCACATAGGCCCATGTCGGCGGGACCCATACTGCATCGCTCACAGCCAGCATCCCATTATCAGACAGCCAGCAACCAGTCCTCATCATCATTATCGCcaccacaacagcaacagcaacagccactGCCACAACAACAgaagcaacatcaacagcagcaacattaTCCACCCCATCATGCCTCATTGCGTCATCTGGGCGGTGGAGGCGGCAACGTGGGATCCGGTCGTCATCATCACCTCCACCATCAGTTGGGACCAGCTCAATTGAAATTCAAGCAGGCCAAAGACAATCAGCAACAG GAATACGGCTGTGATGAGCACAGAACTCGCCGGGGCAGCGAAACCCTTTTACCGGAATACGAACAAGACACG GAACAG GGCGGCTACTTAGATGGACTGCGTTCACATTTGGGTGGTTTAACACAACGTGTCAAATCATGGTATTGGGGACGACCTCTA GAGTTGGCCACAAAACTCTCACGAAGTTTCGATATGAAGGAAGAAGGCGGCACATTGCTGGGCGATAAAGGTGTACGAAGGCATCAG TCCATGCAGCGTCTGTCAGCGGAGCAGAATGGTGGTTCAACGACTGAACAAACACATGAACACAATCCAAACGTCGTACCTGATCATAGAGGCAACTTACACATTACAGTTAAGAAAACCAAACCAATTTTAGGTATTGCTATCGAAGGTGGTGCTAACACAAAACACCCGCTCCCTAGGATAATCAATATCCAT GAAAATGGTGCAGCATTTGAAGCGGGCGGCTTAGAAGTCGGACAACTGATACTGGAGGTGGATGGAACCAAAGTGGAAGGCCTACATCATCAG GAGGTTGCTCGACTGATAGCCGAATGCTTTGCTAATCGTGAAAAGGCTGAAATAACATTCTTAGTTGTCGAagcaaaaaaatcaaatttggAACCGAAGCCAACAGCTTTGATATTTTTAGAAGCCTAA
- the LOC6493277 gene encoding whirlin isoform X1 — protein sequence MRLGGSGIPYDGDPLTMSAAGNDYAELCDLGPSRWSARSYGYHANAAAAAGLGLGPSAGAGSLGGLIAGATQSSSSVPTGGSAGLSAHHLRGSGAAVASSYEAEDIGLAFGMISPPPGSGPYGGSAAAAAAGGARVGNSTSSLRGGGGRSGLYYSPPGTSYTIIERPHSPHYYYNSAGVPTKGGSLPGRGSAYLSSSPASHMAAGTAGTLPTSTAASGRSMGQHSGSNGNKKRPISPEQVLRMFGASATQSSSVPTSSYHYSNGGTRDRTGRRSPASSPPSTTHQIYRDRERERDRSVPNIHELTTRTVSMSRDQQIDHGFGICVKGGKDSGLGVYISRIEENSVAERAGLRPGDTILEVNGTPFTSINHEEALKRCVQILKSSRQISMTVRAPPTLNSTAPLHGFGPPSRDPMYASMAPPLHPQNQAAAAAAAASGAGLPFRQTCSWMDRHGRPASPPMEYGGRRSDRRDRIRRVELLIEPGQSLGLMIRGGVEYGLGIFVTGVDKDSVADRAGLMIGDEILEVNGQSFLDVTHDEAVGQLKYHKRMSLVIRDVGKVPHSCTSIEMEPWDAYSPTGTRARRKGQIATMVEEKARSLLPRHHFASLSYYIAEYSAKAMTIDAFVAVLLEMLDTYEKHTLVTEIRELVFPEDRTRYDELVYRRERDPYSVDRHRRKGDPTRDLPVTADDLEIIAATGRSPSSDSGLGMTVTDIHKRPALQLPHRPMSAGPILHRSQPASHYQTASNQSSSSLSPPQQQQQQPLPQQQKQHQQQQHYPPHHASLRHLGGGGGNVGSGRHHHLHHQLGPAQLKFKQAKDNQQQEYGCDEHRTRRGSETLLPEYEQDTEQGGYLDGLRSHLGGLTQRVKSWYWGRPLELATKLSRSFDMKEEGGTLLGDKGVRRHQSMQRLSAEQNGGSTTEQTHEHNPNVVPDHRGNLHITVKKTKPILGIAIEGGANTKHPLPRIINIHENGAAFEAGGLEVGQLILEVDGTKVEGLHHQEVARLIAECFANREKAEITFLVVEAKKSNLEPKPTALIFLEA from the exons ATGCGCCTTGGGGGCAGTGGCATTCCATACGACGGCGACCCCCTGACAATGAGCGCAGCTGGCAACGATTATGCCGAACTCTGTGATCTTGGACCCTCGCGCTGGAGCGCCCGATCCTATGGATACCACGCCAACGCTGCAGCGGCCGCTGGCCTGGGGCTCGGACCCTCGGCCGGAGCCGGAAGCTTGGGCGGTCTCATTGCGGGCGCCACGCAGTCGTCGTCGAGTGTGCCGACGGGCGGTTCGGCGGGCCTCAGTGCGCACCATCTGCGCGGAAGTGGAGCGGCAGTCGCCAGCAGCTATGAGGCGGAGGACATTGGGCTGGCCTTCGGCATGATAAGTCCGCCGCCGGGCAGCGGACCCTACGGCGGatcagcagcagcggcggcagcggGGGGAGCACGTGTCGGCAACAGCACCAGCTCGCTGCGAGGTGGGGGTGGACGCTCTGGGCTGTACTACTCGCCGCCGGGCACCTCTTACACCATCATCGAACGCCCCCACTCACCGCACTACTACTACAACTCGGCGGGCGTGCCGACGAAGGGCGGATCCCTGCCTGGACGCGGCAGCGCCTACCTCAGCTCCTCACCCGCCAGCCATATGGCCGCCGGTACGGCGGGAACCCTGCCCACTTCGACGGCCGCCAGCGGGCGGTCGATGGGCCAGCACTCGGGAAGCAACGGCAACAAGAAGCGACCCATATCGCCGGAGCAGGTGCTGCGCATGTTCGGGGCAAGTGCCACGCAGTCGTCATCAGTTCCTACGAGTAGCTATCACTACAGCAACGGCGGGACGCGGGATCGCACGGGCAGGCGTAGTCCGGCCAGCAGTCCGCCCTCCACAACCCACCAG ATCTATCGGGATCGAGAGCGGGAAAGGGATCGCAGTGTTCCGAATATTCATGAGCTCACCACCCGAACTGTTTCCATGTCCCGTGACCAGCAAATAGATCATGGCTTTGGAATCTGCGTTAAAGGAGGAAAAGACTCAG GCTTAGGCGTTTACATCTCGCGCATTGAGGAGAACTCGGTGGCCGAGCGCGCCGGACTGCGACCCGGTGATACAATCCTAGAGGTGAACGGCACCCCATTCACCTCCATCAATCACGAGGAGGCGTTGAAG AGATGTGTGCAGATATTGAAATCGTCACGCCAAATCAGTATGACGGTGCGCGCACCGCCCACGCTGAACTCGACCGCCCCGCTCCACGGGTTCGGGCCGCCTTCGCGGGACCCCATGTACGCGTCGATGGCACCCCCCCTGCACCCACAGAACcaggcggcagcagcggcggcggccgCCTCCGGGGCGGGGCTGCCCTTTCGCCAGACCTGCTCCTGGATGGACCGCCACGGCCGGCCCGCCTCCCCGCCCATGGAGTACGGGGGCAGGCGCAGCGATCGAAGGGATCG GATACGACGTGTGGAGTTGCTCATCGAACCGGGCCAGTCGCTGGGCCTGATGATTCGCGGCGGAGTGGAGTACGGTCTGGGGATATTTGTGACCGGCGTGGACAAGGATAGTGTGGCCGACCGGGCCGGACTGATGATCGGCGACGAGATCCTTGAGGTCAACGGGCAGTCCTTTCTCGATGTGACGCACGACGAGGCTGTGGGCCAGCTGAAGTACCACAAGCGCATGTCCTTGGTGATACGTGACGTAGGCAAGGTGCCGCACTCATGCACCTCCATCGAGATGGAGCCCTGGGATGCTTACAGCCCGACGGGAACGAG AGCTCGACGAAAAGGTCAAATTGCGACCATGGTGGAGGAGAAGGCTCGCTCGCTGCTGCCACGTCATCACTTTGCAAGCCTTTCGTACTACATTGCCGAATATAGTGCGAAAGCAATGACCATAGATGCCTTTGTTGCCGTCTTATTAGAGATGCTAGACACGTACGAGAAG CACACGCTGGTGACGGAAATCCGGGAACTTGTGTTCCCCGAGGATCGCACGCGATACGACGAGTTGGTGTATCGACGGGAACGCGATCCTTACAGCGTGGATAGGCATAGG CGTAAGGGAGACCCCACTCGTGATTTGCCG GTAACTGCCGACGATTTGGAAATTATAGCCGCCACCGGACGGAGTCCTTCATCGGACTCGGGCCTGGGCATGACCGTAACGGATATACACAAACG ACCCGCTCTACAATTGCCACATAGGCCCATGTCGGCGGGACCCATACTGCATCGCTCACAGCCAGCATCCCATTATCAGACAGCCAGCAACCAGTCCTCATCATCATTATCGCcaccacaacagcaacagcaacagccactGCCACAACAACAgaagcaacatcaacagcagcaacattaTCCACCCCATCATGCCTCATTGCGTCATCTGGGCGGTGGAGGCGGCAACGTGGGATCCGGTCGTCATCATCACCTCCACCATCAGTTGGGACCAGCTCAATTGAAATTCAAGCAGGCCAAAGACAATCAGCAACAG GAATACGGCTGTGATGAGCACAGAACTCGCCGGGGCAGCGAAACCCTTTTACCGGAATACGAACAAGACACG GAACAG GGCGGCTACTTAGATGGACTGCGTTCACATTTGGGTGGTTTAACACAACGTGTCAAATCATGGTATTGGGGACGACCTCTA GAGTTGGCCACAAAACTCTCACGAAGTTTCGATATGAAGGAAGAAGGCGGCACATTGCTGGGCGATAAAGGTGTACGAAGGCATCAG TCCATGCAGCGTCTGTCAGCGGAGCAGAATGGTGGTTCAACGACTGAACAAACACATGAACACAATCCAAACGTCGTACCTGATCATAGAGGCAACTTACACATTACAGTTAAGAAAACCAAACCAATTTTAGGTATTGCTATCGAAGGTGGTGCTAACACAAAACACCCGCTCCCTAGGATAATCAATATCCAT GAAAATGGTGCAGCATTTGAAGCGGGCGGCTTAGAAGTCGGACAACTGATACTGGAGGTGGATGGAACCAAAGTGGAAGGCCTACATCATCAG GAGGTTGCTCGACTGATAGCCGAATGCTTTGCTAATCGTGAAAAGGCTGAAATAACATTCTTAGTTGTCGAagcaaaaaaatcaaatttggAACCGAAGCCAACAGCTTTGATATTTTTAGAAGCCTAA